Within Romboutsia sp. CE17, the genomic segment AAGCTTTTTATCCTTTAAATGAAGTTCCAAAGGAATTGTTAAAAAATGAAGAATGTATAAGAGCATTTTTAAGAGGAGCATTTTTAGGTGGAGGATCAATAAGTGATCCAGAAAAAAATTATCATATGGAGTTTGTAACTAACAATGAAGAATTTTCTAAATCATTAAGAGATTTAATAAACTCTTTAGGGTTTAATTCAAAAATAGTATCAAGGAAAAACAATTATGTGGTGTATCTAAAAGAAAGTGAGCAAATATCAGATTTACTAAGCATAATAGGTGCTCATAATGCACTTTTAAGTTTGCAAAATACAAAGATAGTAAAAGAAATGAGAAATAATGTAAATAGATTAGTAAATTGTGAAACAGCAAATCTTTCTAAAACAGTAAATGCAGCAGTAAGACAGGTTGAAAATATTAGACTTATTCAAGATACAATAGGTATAAGTAGTTTACCAGAAAATTTACAAGAAATTGCAAGAATTAGGGAAGAGTATGAGGATATGACATTAAAAGAATTAGGCGAAATGTTAAATCCACCTATAGGTAAATCAGGGGTAAACCATAGACTAAGAAAAATTGAGGAAATAGCTAATAAGTTGAGAGAAAATACTTATAAATAAGGGGTTATATTTTATATAGCTCCTTTTTGTTTTAACATAAAGAATTTATGGTAAAATTAGAATTAGAAATAGGAGGTGAGATAATGAGCAATAAATTTGTTCATCTTCATGTTCACACAGAATATAGTTTACTTGATGGTTTTTCAAGGTTAAAGAAACTTATAAATAGATGTAAAGAACTTAATATGGATGCCATTGCGATAACTGACCATGGTTGTATGTTTGGAGCAATAGATTTTTATAAAGAAGCTAAAAAAGCTGGTATAAAACCTATAATAGGTTGTGAAGTTTATACAGCAGCACGTAGTTTAAATGATAAAGATCCAAATTACGATAAGTCACAGGGACACTTAGTATTATTGGCTGAAAATATGACTGGTTATAGCAATTTAATAAAGATGGTATCAAAATCTTATGTAGAGGGATTCTATTATAAACCAAGAGTAGATATGGAGGAACTTAGACAACATAGTGAAGGAATAATTGCTTTATCAGCATGTTTAGCAGGAGATGTATCTCAAGCTCTTATGGATAGAAATTATGAAAAAGCTAAAAGACTTACATTAGAATATAGAGATATATTTGGTAAAGACAACTATTTTTTAGAAATACAGGATCATAATTTACCAGAGCAAAAAGAAGTAAATGCTGGAATTATAAAGTTGTCGAAAGAACTAGATATACCATTAGTTGCAACTAATGACTTGCATTATGTAAACAAAGAAGATTCAAAAATACATGATATACTTATGTGTATTCAAATGGGAAAAACAGTAAATGATCCAAGTAGAATGAGATTTGGTAGTGATGAATTTTATCTTAAATCTAGAGAAGAAATGGAAGAAATATTTCCATATGCAATAGATGCATTAGATAATACTGTAAAGATAGCAGAACGATGTAATGTAGAATTTGACTTTAACACAATTCATCTTCCTAATTATGATGTCCCTGAAGGATATACAACGAATAGTTATTTAAGGGAACTGTGTTTTAAAGGTCTAAAAGAGAGATATGAAAATCCTAATGAAGAGGTAATAGAAAGATTAAATTATGAACTTAGTGTTATTGAGAAAATGGGATATGTAGAGTATTTCTTAATAACATGGGACTTTATAAATTATGCAAAAGAAAACAATATAATGGTTGGTCCAGGTCGTGGTAGTGCTGCAGGTTCAATTGTTGCTTATACATTAAAAATAACAGATATAGATCCAATTAAATACTCATTATTATTTGAGCGTTTTTTAAACCCAGAACGTGTATCCATGCCGGATATAGATATAGATTTTTGCTACGAAAGAAGAGAAGAAGTTATAGATTATGTAAAGCATAAGTATGGAGAAGATCATGTTGCACAAATTATTACCTTTGGAACAATGGGAGCAAAAGCAGCTATAAGAGATGTTGGTAGAGTATTAGATATACCATATAATAAAGTCGATAAGATAGCAAAAGAAATACCATTTGCATTAGGAATGACAATAGATAAGGCATTAGATACAAATCCTAATTTAAGAGAATTATATGAAAATGATGCAGAGACGAAAGAAATAATAGATATTTCAAAGTCAATAGAAGGTATGTTAAGACATGCTTCAACACATGCTGCTGGAGTTGTTATATCGAAAAAGCCAGTAGATGAGTATGTACCACTATACAAACATCAAGATGCAATTACTACACAATTTACAATGACTACTTTAGAAGAACTAGGTCTATTAAAAATGGATTTCCTTGGGCTTAGAACACTTACAGTAATAAGGGATGCATTAGATTTAATAGAAAAAAATTATGGAAAAAAAATAGATTTCTCTAAAATGGACTATGATGATCCTAAGGTTTATGAGCTTTTATCATCAGGTAATACATTAGGAGTATTCCAGTTAGAAAGTGCTGGAATGAGAAGTTTCATGAAGCAGCTTAAGCCAGATAATTTTGAGGATATAGTAGCCGGAATATCACTATATAGACCAGGTCCTATGGATTCTATACCAACATATATAGAAAATAAAAATAACCCTGATAAAGTTAAATATATTCATGAATCTTTAAGACCTATAATGGAAGTAACATATGGATGTTTAGTATATCAAGAGCAGGTAATGCAGGTAGTTAGAGACTTAGGCGGATATAGCTATGGACGTAGTGACTTAGTTAGAAGAGCAATGGGTAAAAAGAAAATGGATGTCATGGAAGAAGAAAGACAATACTTTATATATGGTAAAAAAGATGAAGATGGTAATGTTGAAATACCAGGTTGTATATCAAATGGAATTCCTGAAGATGTGGCTAATAAGATATTTGACGATATGATAGACTTTGCAAAGTATGCGTTTAATAAATCTCATGCAGCAGCTTATGGAGTTTTATCATATGAAACGGCATATTTAAAAGCACATTATCCTGTGGAATTTATGGCAGCTTTAATAACTAGTGTAATGGGTAATACAGATAAAGTTGTTGAATATATTAGAGAATGTAATGCTTTAGGAATAGATGTATTAAAACCAGATATAAATAAAAGTTTTGGTAAATTTTCAGTTGAAGGTAATAATATAAGATTTGGATTAGCTGCAGTTAAAAATGTTGGTGTTAATGTTATAAATAATATTATAGATGAAAGAGAAATTAATGGAACTTTTACAGATTTTGTAGACTTAGTAAAAAGATTGGATTCAAAGGATACAAATAAAAGAGTTTTAGAAAGTTTAATAAAGTGTGGAGCATTTGATAATATAAGTCAAAATAGAGCTAGTTTAATGGCAGGATATGAATCTTTATTAGACAGTATATCTATGGATAGAAAGAAGAATATACAGGGGCAAATATCTTTGTTTGATGCTTTTGGTACAAGCAATGAGACAGAGCAATTTCAGGATATATATACTATGCCAAAAAGAGAAGAATATGAAGAAAGAGAAAGACTAAATTTAGAAAAAGAAGTTTTAGGAATGTATGTAAGTGGTCACCCTTTATCCCAATATAAAGAAGAGTTAGAAAGAAAAACCTCGATTGATAATGGTAAATTAAACTCTTTAAAAGAAGACGAAGAAGCATTTTTTTCTTTAGATGATAGAGAAGTAATAATGGGTGGAATGGTAGTTAATAAAACTATAAAAACTACTAAAAGAAATGATATTATGGCCTTTATAGAGTTAGAAGATTTATATGGTACGATAGAAGTAATAGTATTTCCACAAATTTTACAAAGATATAATGCTATACTTAATGAGGATAGTATAATTTATGTTAAAGGTAGACTAAACATAAAAGAAGGAGAAAATGCAAAAATCATTGCTAATGAATTTAAAGATATAAATGATAACATTGATTTTGGAGAAAATAAAAAATACACAGCTAAAAAAACATCTAAAACAGGGTTATATTTAAAGATTGATAGCTTTAGCAATAATGACTTACTAGATAGGATAAAGTATATATTATTAGATAACAGAGGAACGGAATATGTATACTTATACGCAGATGATACAAAACAATTGTATAAATGGAATGGCATTAGTATAAACATAAATGAAAATGTTATACACAGATTAGAAAGCTTACTACCTAAAGCTAATATAAAAGTAAAAATGTAAGTGGAAAATAAAAAAAATAAATAATTATAATAGTATAAAAAATATTTTGAGATATGATATAATATCAAAAAATGGATATTTTTTAGAGATTTTTAATTTTTTTACCTATAATGGGATAAAAAAATAATCTAGGGACTTAAAAAGTCCCTAATATAGAAATCAGGAGGAAATACTATGAAGACTATAGGGATTTTAACAAGTGGAGGAGATGCTCCAGGAATGAATGCAGCTATAAGAGCTGTAGTAAGATCAGCTATATATTATGGTTGCAAAGTATATGGCATAAATAGAGGATATAAGGGATTATTAGAAGAAGACTTAGTTGAAATGGATTTATCTTCTGTTGGTGACATAATACATAGGGGGGGGACAATATTAAAATCTTCTAGATGTGAAGAGTTTAAAACAGAAGAAGGAAGATTACAAGGTGTAAAAGTACTTAAAAAATATAAAATAGATTTCTTAGTTGTAATAGGTGGAGATGGCTCATTTAATGGTGCTCAAAAACTAAGTGATTTAGGATTTCCAGCAATAGGAATACCAGGAACGATAGATAATGATTTAGCTTATACAGATTATACAATAGGATTTGATACAGCTATGAATACTGTAGCAGATGCAATAAGTAAAATAAGAGATACTTCTTCATCTCATGAAAGAGTTAATATAGTTGAAGTTATGGGGAGACACTGTGGTGACTTAGCTTTATATTCAGGTCTTGCAGGTGGAGCAGAAACTATAATAGTTCCAGAAGTAGATTTTAAGATTGAAGATATATGTAATAGATTAAGAACTACACAAAAAAGAGGCAAAAGACATAGTATAATAGTTTTAGCTGAAGGTGTAGGAAATGCTAGTGATTTAGGTAAGGAAATAATAAAAGAAACAGGTGCAGATTTAAGGGTAACTGTTTTAGGTCATGTACAAAGAGGTGGATGTCCATCTGTATTTGATAGAATTCTTGCAAGTAGAATGGGAGTTAGAGCAGTTGAATTATTACTAGATGGAAAATCAGCCAGAGTTATAGGAGTAAGAGATAATAAAATTATAGATATGGATATAAATGAAGCTCTTTCAATGACTAGAGCTTTTGATAAAGAAACTTATGAAATGGCAAAAATATTATCTATATAATTAGGAGGAAAATATAAATGCTTAAAAATGTAAAAAGAACTAAAATAGTTTGTACATTAGGACCAGCTTCCGAAAGTGAAGAAATACTAACTCAGCTAGTAGAAAATGGGTTAAATGTATGTAGATTTAACTTCTCTCACGGGTCACATGAAGAGCATAAAGAAAGGCTAGATATAGCAAAAAAAGTTAGGGAAAAATTAAATAAGCCTGTTGCATTATTATTAGATACAAAAGGACCTGAAATAAGAACTGGTCAATTTGCTGATCCTGAAGTTTTCTTAGAAGAAGGAAGTAAGTTTACTATAACAATGAAAGATGTTATAGGAACAAAAGAAATGTGTACAGTAAGCTATAAGGACCTTGTTAAAGATGTTAAAACTGGGGACATGATATTAATAGATGATGGTTTAGTTGGCCTTAGAGTTCAAGAAATAAATGATGCTGATATAATTTGTGTTGTTGAGAACTCAGGTGTAGTTAAAAATCATAAAGGAGTTAATGTTCCAGGAGTAAAAATAAACTTACCAGCAATAACTCCAAAAGATATAAGTGATATAGAATTTGGTATAAGTCAAGGAATAGATTTTATAGCTGCATCTTTCGTTAGAAAGGCATCGGATGTATTAGCTATAAGAGAAATATTAGAAAATAATAATGCTACAGATATAAAAATAATATCTAAGATAGAAAACCAAGAAGGTGTAGATAACTTAGATGAAATATTAAAAGTATCTGACGGTATAATGGTAGCAAGAGGAGATCTTGGAGTTGAAATACCAACAGAAGAAATGCCTATAGTTCAAAAGATGATGATAAAAAAATGTAAAGAAGCAGCTAAGCCAGTTATAACAGCTACTCAAATGCTAGACTCTATGATAAGAAATCCAAGACCAACAAGAGCAGAAGTAACAGATGTTGCAAATGCAATATATGACGGAACTGATGCAATAATGCTATCGGGAGAAACTGCTGCAGGAAAATATCCAATTGAAGCTGTAAAAACAATGGCTACAATAGCTAGAAGAACAGAGCAGACTTTAGATTATTCTAAGTTATTAAAAGAAAATTCAACTAATCATGAAACAGTAACCGACGCTATAAGTTATGCAACTTGCTCAACTGCAGTTTCATTAAATGCATCAGCTATAGTAACAGCTACATCTTCAGGATATACTGCAAAAATGGTATCTAAATTTAGACCACAATCTCCAATAGTTGCTGCTACTGCAAATGATAAAGTTATGAGACAATTAAACCTTAGTTGGGGAGTATATCCGGTTAAATCTGATTTAGCATCTAATACTGATGAGGTTATAGAAAATTCTATAGACGCAGCTAAAGATGCTAAGTATGTAAACGATGGAGAATTAGTTGTAGTAACATCAGGTGTTCCAGTTGGTGTAAGCGGAACAACAAACTTAATAAAAGTTCATGTTATTAGTGAAGAAATAGTTCAAGGTATAGGTGTAGGAGACAAAACTGTAGAAGGTAAGGTTCATATAGTTAAGTCCGGCCAAGTATGCGAAGACTTTAATGAAGGTGATATATTAGTTACTACAATGACTGACATAGAAATGAATCCTTATATAGAAAGGGCTGGAGCTATAGTAACAGAAGATGGCGGAATGACATCTCATGCGGCTATAGTAGGTTTAAACTTAAATAAGGCTGTAGTTGTATCTGCTTATAATATACTTGATTTAGTTAAAGATGGAGAAGTTATAACAGTAGATGCTTCAAGAGGAGCGATATACAGAGGTTCAACAAGAGTCTTATAAGAGCTTAAATAATTGTTATAAAATTACTTAGAATATATAATGAAACTGTTATTATATATTTAAATTATTTGGCCACTAGGTTACTAATAAACTTAGTGGTTCTTTTATATTCTAATATTTGAATAAGACTTAGACCATAAAAGTAATATATACATCAATGTTAACTTTTATCCTAAAATATTAATATCATAGGATTTAAAAGTAAAGATTTATTTATATAAGGGCTTTATAAGCTCTTGTTTTTTTGGTAAAATAAATTCTTGTAGTTTCTTAAATAATATGTACGGAGGATTAACCTATGTTGTCAAAAAATAAAGAGTATATAGTAGATATAGTTGATATAGGTCAAGGTGGCGTTGGAATAGGTAAATACGATGGTTTTACAGTATTTGTAGATGGCGGACTAATAAAAGATAAAGTAAAAGTAAAAATCAATAAATCAAAGAAAAATTATGCTGTAGGAGATATAGTTGAGATAATAGAAGAATCACCATACAGAGTAAAGAGAAGATGCAATGATAGTTTGAAAGAATGCGGAGGATGCCAAATTCAAGAGTTGGATTATCAAAAGCAGCTTGATATAAAAACTAATGAAGTTAAACAAGTAATAAATAGGATCGGAAAATTAGAAAATGTATTAATACATGAAACTCTAGGTATGGAAGATCCAATAAGATATAGAAATAAAGCTCAATTCCCAATACAAAAGGTTGGGTCAAACCCTTTAATAGGATTCTATAAAAAGAAAAGTCATGACATAATACCTACTGATAAATGTGTTATACAGCATGAGATAAATGACAAAATTATGAAAATAATTAAAACTTATATAAATGCATATAAAGTAAGTATTTATGATGAAAAAACTCATACTGGAGTTTTAAGACATTTAGTAACAAAGATAGGATTTACAACAAATGAAGTTATGGTAGTTCTAGTTGCGAATGGAAGAAAATTACCATATTTAAAAGAGTTAGCATCAGTTTTAGAAGAAAATGTTCCTGGATTTAAGACATTAGTTGTAAATGTAAATAGAGAAAAAACAAATGTTATCTTAGGCAAAGAAAATATAGTTGTTTATGGAGACGGAAAAATAAATGATTATATAGGAGATTTAGTTTTTGAGATATCTCCACTATCATTCTTCCAAGTAAATCCTGCTCAAACTGAAGTTTTATATAATAAGGCTTTAGAGTATGCGGATTTAAAAGAGAATGATACAGTATTTGATATATATTGTGGAATAGGTACTATATCATTATTCTTGGCTCAGAAGGCTAAAAAAGTATATGGTATAGAAATAGTAGAAGATGCAATAAAAGATGCTAAAATAAATGCTAACTTAAATAAACTAGATAATGTTGAGTTTTATGTTGGAAAAGCAGAAGAAGTAGTTCCTAAAATGTATAAAGAAGGTAAAACTGCAAATGTAGTAGTTGTGGATCCACCAAGAAAAGGGTGTGATGAGAAGGTTCTTGATACTATAGTTTCAATGAAGCCGGATAGAGTTGTGTATGTTTCTTGTAACCCATCTACTTTGGCTAGAGATTTAGCTTATTTAGATGAAAGAGGTTATAAGTGTTTAGAAATACAACCAGTGGATATGTTCCCACATACAATGCACGTTGAGTGCTGTGCGAAGATAGTTAAGAAGTCTGATTTATAAAATCAGATAAACATATAGATGGCTCCGATAATCGGTAATAAATTCTCGGAGTACCATCTTCATCTACTTCGATTTTATCTATTAATCTATTTATAACATTAGGTGTTAGTTCAGTAATAGTATAAGCTATACTTTTAAAATAGCTTATATTGTTGCTTATATTAGCTTTGAAATTTGTATTCATAGTGCTTTCAATAGAAAGTTTTCTATTTTTTAATTCATTTAGTTCTAAGTTAATATTTTCTACGATAGTATCATAATCATCCTTACTAATAAAATCATCTATAAATTTATTAAGAGCATTATTTTTTCTTATAGTTAATTTTAAAATTTTATTATTTATACTATCTAGTTTATTTTTACTAGATTTAGACTCTATATTTAAGTTGAAATTAAGAGCCTTAAAAAATGATTTATTATTTGTAGAATTACATATAAAATCTAAGTCACACATGATTATATCTTTAAGATTTTGTTCACGTATTATATGAGAACTACAAGCTTTAAGACCATGTTTATTAAAGTTACCACAAATATATCCCTTTCTATTCTTTTTAAAATGCATTCCATGACTACAATCAGCACATATAAGAATATTACTAAATAGATGTGTACTTTGAGCAGGCCTTTTTCTTCTACGAGATGATATTAGCTTCTGAACTGCATAAAAATCATCTTTAGATATTATAGCTTCATGCGTATTTTTTACTATAATTAAATCATCATTAGATATAATTTCTCTTCTAGTAGAAGTAACACTTTTCGTTGTGCTTCTTCCTTGCACTAAATCACCTATAAAATGAGGATTTTCTAAAATACATCTTACAGATGAACCATGCCACTTGGATGATGCATTTGTTATACCTGCCACTTGGCTAGGGCTAGGAATATCAT encodes:
- the pyk gene encoding pyruvate kinase — encoded protein: MLKNVKRTKIVCTLGPASESEEILTQLVENGLNVCRFNFSHGSHEEHKERLDIAKKVREKLNKPVALLLDTKGPEIRTGQFADPEVFLEEGSKFTITMKDVIGTKEMCTVSYKDLVKDVKTGDMILIDDGLVGLRVQEINDADIICVVENSGVVKNHKGVNVPGVKINLPAITPKDISDIEFGISQGIDFIAASFVRKASDVLAIREILENNNATDIKIISKIENQEGVDNLDEILKVSDGIMVARGDLGVEIPTEEMPIVQKMMIKKCKEAAKPVITATQMLDSMIRNPRPTRAEVTDVANAIYDGTDAIMLSGETAAGKYPIEAVKTMATIARRTEQTLDYSKLLKENSTNHETVTDAISYATCSTAVSLNASAIVTATSSGYTAKMVSKFRPQSPIVAATANDKVMRQLNLSWGVYPVKSDLASNTDEVIENSIDAAKDAKYVNDGELVVVTSGVPVGVSGTTNLIKVHVISEEIVQGIGVGDKTVEGKVHIVKSGQVCEDFNEGDILVTTMTDIEMNPYIERAGAIVTEDGGMTSHAAIVGLNLNKAVVVSAYNILDLVKDGEVITVDASRGAIYRGSTRVL
- a CDS encoding recombinase family protein, coding for MKCAIYIRVSTDKEEQKTSLQNQKDLFFKYISDKGWDIGKMYIDIESGTKDKREQFQQMISDAKNKKFEIILAKELSRIARNGKLSYEVKSLAENNNIHIITLDNAINTIEGNTHMFGMYAWMYEQESQRISDRVKYALKSRAEKGLFKGSIPPYGYYCKDGKLFIRNDFTPGIVKRIFNEYISGVGFDAIARGLYNDDIPSPSQVAGITNASSKWHGSSVRCILENPHFIGDLVQGRSTTKSVTSTRREIISNDDLIIVKNTHEAIISKDDFYAVQKLISSRRRKRPAQSTHLFSNILICADCSHGMHFKKNRKGYICGNFNKHGLKACSSHIIREQNLKDIIMCDLDFICNSTNNKSFFKALNFNLNIESKSSKNKLDSINNKILKLTIRKNNALNKFIDDFISKDDYDTIVENINLELNELKNRKLSIESTMNTNFKANISNNISYFKSIAYTITELTPNVINRLIDKIEVDEDGTPRIYYRLSEPSICLSDFINQTS
- the whiA gene encoding DNA-binding protein WhiA; the encoded protein is MSFSAEAKNELARILPEDKDCSLCELSALIKLSGSIQIVGYKKLNIKVITELNSIARKIFKLLKQNFDINTTISVNKNQMLKRNNSYVLVVKSEMGAEKLLRDLCILPKEEAFYPLNEVPKELLKNEECIRAFLRGAFLGGGSISDPEKNYHMEFVTNNEEFSKSLRDLINSLGFNSKIVSRKNNYVVYLKESEQISDLLSIIGAHNALLSLQNTKIVKEMRNNVNRLVNCETANLSKTVNAAVRQVENIRLIQDTIGISSLPENLQEIARIREEYEDMTLKELGEMLNPPIGKSGVNHRLRKIEEIANKLRENTYK
- the pfkA gene encoding 6-phosphofructokinase, whose amino-acid sequence is MKTIGILTSGGDAPGMNAAIRAVVRSAIYYGCKVYGINRGYKGLLEEDLVEMDLSSVGDIIHRGGTILKSSRCEEFKTEEGRLQGVKVLKKYKIDFLVVIGGDGSFNGAQKLSDLGFPAIGIPGTIDNDLAYTDYTIGFDTAMNTVADAISKIRDTSSSHERVNIVEVMGRHCGDLALYSGLAGGAETIIVPEVDFKIEDICNRLRTTQKRGKRHSIIVLAEGVGNASDLGKEIIKETGADLRVTVLGHVQRGGCPSVFDRILASRMGVRAVELLLDGKSARVIGVRDNKIIDMDINEALSMTRAFDKETYEMAKILSI
- a CDS encoding DNA polymerase III subunit alpha, translating into MSNKFVHLHVHTEYSLLDGFSRLKKLINRCKELNMDAIAITDHGCMFGAIDFYKEAKKAGIKPIIGCEVYTAARSLNDKDPNYDKSQGHLVLLAENMTGYSNLIKMVSKSYVEGFYYKPRVDMEELRQHSEGIIALSACLAGDVSQALMDRNYEKAKRLTLEYRDIFGKDNYFLEIQDHNLPEQKEVNAGIIKLSKELDIPLVATNDLHYVNKEDSKIHDILMCIQMGKTVNDPSRMRFGSDEFYLKSREEMEEIFPYAIDALDNTVKIAERCNVEFDFNTIHLPNYDVPEGYTTNSYLRELCFKGLKERYENPNEEVIERLNYELSVIEKMGYVEYFLITWDFINYAKENNIMVGPGRGSAAGSIVAYTLKITDIDPIKYSLLFERFLNPERVSMPDIDIDFCYERREEVIDYVKHKYGEDHVAQIITFGTMGAKAAIRDVGRVLDIPYNKVDKIAKEIPFALGMTIDKALDTNPNLRELYENDAETKEIIDISKSIEGMLRHASTHAAGVVISKKPVDEYVPLYKHQDAITTQFTMTTLEELGLLKMDFLGLRTLTVIRDALDLIEKNYGKKIDFSKMDYDDPKVYELLSSGNTLGVFQLESAGMRSFMKQLKPDNFEDIVAGISLYRPGPMDSIPTYIENKNNPDKVKYIHESLRPIMEVTYGCLVYQEQVMQVVRDLGGYSYGRSDLVRRAMGKKKMDVMEEERQYFIYGKKDEDGNVEIPGCISNGIPEDVANKIFDDMIDFAKYAFNKSHAAAYGVLSYETAYLKAHYPVEFMAALITSVMGNTDKVVEYIRECNALGIDVLKPDINKSFGKFSVEGNNIRFGLAAVKNVGVNVINNIIDEREINGTFTDFVDLVKRLDSKDTNKRVLESLIKCGAFDNISQNRASLMAGYESLLDSISMDRKKNIQGQISLFDAFGTSNETEQFQDIYTMPKREEYEERERLNLEKEVLGMYVSGHPLSQYKEELERKTSIDNGKLNSLKEDEEAFFSLDDREVIMGGMVVNKTIKTTKRNDIMAFIELEDLYGTIEVIVFPQILQRYNAILNEDSIIYVKGRLNIKEGENAKIIANEFKDINDNIDFGENKKYTAKKTSKTGLYLKIDSFSNNDLLDRIKYILLDNRGTEYVYLYADDTKQLYKWNGISININENVIHRLESLLPKANIKVKM
- the rlmD gene encoding 23S rRNA (uracil(1939)-C(5))-methyltransferase RlmD → MLSKNKEYIVDIVDIGQGGVGIGKYDGFTVFVDGGLIKDKVKVKINKSKKNYAVGDIVEIIEESPYRVKRRCNDSLKECGGCQIQELDYQKQLDIKTNEVKQVINRIGKLENVLIHETLGMEDPIRYRNKAQFPIQKVGSNPLIGFYKKKSHDIIPTDKCVIQHEINDKIMKIIKTYINAYKVSIYDEKTHTGVLRHLVTKIGFTTNEVMVVLVANGRKLPYLKELASVLEENVPGFKTLVVNVNREKTNVILGKENIVVYGDGKINDYIGDLVFEISPLSFFQVNPAQTEVLYNKALEYADLKENDTVFDIYCGIGTISLFLAQKAKKVYGIEIVEDAIKDAKINANLNKLDNVEFYVGKAEEVVPKMYKEGKTANVVVVDPPRKGCDEKVLDTIVSMKPDRVVYVSCNPSTLARDLAYLDERGYKCLEIQPVDMFPHTMHVECCAKIVKKSDL